A DNA window from SAR86 cluster bacterium contains the following coding sequences:
- the mraY gene encoding phospho-N-acetylmuramoyl-pentapeptide-transferase yields the protein MLLPVFDYLSDFYGPFRVFEYLSLRAICSTLTALLFSLFLGPRFINSMRSNNVEQVVRDDGPSSHFDKRGTPTMGGTLILASIVFSCLLWGDIFNKYLWVVLYVIVLFGALGWYDDFLKIKKRNSKGVSAKSKIFWQLIISLSVASFLFFSAESLSETSFIFPFFKEISLYLGMAFIVISSLVILGTSNAVNLTDGLDGLAILPCVMVAGGLGIIGYAAGNVFYSDYLNIPFLNGTGEVLVICGAIMGSGLGFLWFNTYPAQVFMGDVGSLSLGAALGAIAVIIRHEYILIIMGGLFVIEALSVIVQVISFRLTGNRIFRMAPLHHHFELKGWPEPRVIVRFWIITFMLVLLGLAMLKLR from the coding sequence ATGTTGTTACCTGTTTTTGATTATCTGTCGGACTTTTATGGTCCTTTTCGTGTATTTGAATATTTGTCCTTAAGGGCAATTTGTTCAACCCTTACAGCGCTTTTATTCTCTTTATTTCTTGGACCAAGATTTATTAATAGCATGAGATCGAACAATGTAGAACAAGTTGTTAGAGATGATGGACCTTCTTCACATTTTGATAAAAGAGGCACTCCTACAATGGGAGGAACTTTGATATTGGCATCAATAGTCTTTAGTTGCCTTTTGTGGGGAGATATTTTTAATAAATATTTATGGGTAGTTCTATATGTGATTGTCTTATTTGGAGCTTTAGGTTGGTATGATGATTTTTTAAAAATAAAGAAAAGAAATAGCAAAGGAGTCTCAGCAAAATCTAAGATATTTTGGCAGTTAATTATTTCATTAAGTGTAGCTTCATTTTTATTTTTTTCTGCAGAATCTCTTAGTGAAACTTCATTCATCTTTCCTTTTTTTAAAGAAATATCTTTATATTTAGGTATGGCTTTTATAGTTATATCAAGTTTAGTAATTTTAGGAACTAGCAATGCTGTAAATCTGACTGATGGGTTAGATGGCTTAGCTATTTTGCCTTGTGTAATGGTTGCAGGGGGTCTAGGTATCATAGGTTATGCTGCAGGGAATGTCTTTTATTCAGATTATCTTAATATACCTTTCTTAAATGGGACGGGTGAAGTCTTAGTAATTTGTGGTGCTATTATGGGATCTGGTCTCGGATTCCTATGGTTTAATACTTATCCAGCTCAAGTTTTTATGGGAGATGTGGGCTCTTTATCACTTGGAGCAGCTTTAGGAGCTATTGCCGTGATTATAAGACATGAATATATTCTTATAATCATGGGAGGTTTATTTGTTATTGAAGCTCTTTCAGTAATAGTACAGGTTATTTCTTTTAGATTAACTGGCAATAGGATATTTAGAATGGCTCCACTTCATCATCATTTTGAACTCAAAGGTTGGCCGGAACCAAGAGTTATCGTTAGATTTTGGATTATAACTTTTATGCTAGTTCTTCTAGGTTTAGCCATG